A single genomic interval of Nitrospira sp. harbors:
- a CDS encoding YtxH domain-containing protein — MREDCRCGEMAVTFLAGLTIGMMTGLLLAPHSGAYTRRQLQNLVEDMKDQASALATDAKEVVENVVEQGKRIVR, encoded by the coding sequence ATGCGAGAGGATTGTCGTTGTGGTGAGATGGCGGTCACGTTTCTGGCCGGGTTGACGATCGGCATGATGACCGGGTTGTTACTCGCGCCTCACTCCGGGGCCTACACGAGGCGACAACTCCAGAACCTAGTGGAAGATATGAAGGACCAGGCATCCGCACTGGCGACTGATGCGAAGGAAGTCGTGGAGAACGTCGTGGAACAAGGAAAACGGATCGTCCGTTGA
- a CDS encoding superoxide dismutase family protein encodes MSMRSLVIPSVAALSLLVGCSSYHTGKRDTTLHAHAEIAGQGIIGEVDLYEEYEGRVRIKLKLEGTAVSKLTPGRHAIHIHETGSCDPFTAAKGHYDGNIDTLVNPEANVSPGLGNHPYHLGDLPNLKVNEDRKGSLYTMTSRVTLSDGLNTLFDQDGSAFIVHELEDQYLPDPPTTDGPGGTRIACGVIVKR; translated from the coding sequence ATGAGTATGCGGTCTCTTGTTATCCCGTCCGTCGCTGCGCTGTCGCTGCTCGTCGGCTGCAGTTCGTATCATACGGGGAAGCGTGATACGACGCTTCACGCCCACGCCGAGATTGCTGGGCAAGGCATAATCGGTGAAGTGGACCTGTACGAAGAGTATGAAGGCCGTGTCCGAATCAAGCTGAAGCTCGAAGGTACTGCGGTGAGCAAGCTGACTCCCGGACGTCACGCGATCCATATTCACGAAACCGGATCGTGCGACCCGTTCACGGCGGCGAAGGGACACTATGACGGCAACATCGATACGCTGGTCAATCCTGAGGCGAATGTCAGCCCGGGATTGGGAAACCATCCCTATCACCTGGGGGACCTTCCGAACCTGAAAGTGAACGAGGACCGGAAAGGCTCACTCTATACCATGACAAGCCGGGTGACGTTGTCGGATGGCTTGAATACACTCTTCGATCAGGACGGCAGTGCCTTTATCGTGCATGAGTTGGAAGACCAGTATCTGCCGGATCCGCCGACGACAGACGGACCGGGTGGCACACGCATCGCCTGCGGCGTGATCGTGAAGCGATAG
- the acs gene encoding acetate--CoA ligase, whose protein sequence is MSQDLYPIPDEFRKHAHITEERYQELYRRSIDDPEGFWDEQAGQFLNWSARWNKVLDWDFTKGHVRWFEGGRLNACFNCVDRHLAMRGAQTAIIWEGNEPSESRTISYRELHEQVCRLANVLKDRGIGKGDRVCLYMPMVPEAVFAMLACTRIGAVHSVVFAGFSSEAFKHRVQDSACRLVITVDGYRHGNKAIDHKEKTDRALRECPGVNTVLIVKRLGGEIPWDRSRDVWYHEAMDGSSSECPVVEMDAEDPLFILYTSGSTGKPKGVVHTTGGYLLFAAMSHRYAFDYHDGEVYWCTADIGWVTGHTYSVYGPLANGAITLLFEGVPNYPDYSRLWQLVDKHQVAIFYTAPTAIRSLMAQGDDPVKKASRRSLRMLGSVGEPIDPKSWEWFHRVVGDERCPIADTWWQTETGGLLLTSLPGAMPLKPGSVAKPFFGVVPAIVDEKGNILEGEAQGRLVMTKPWPALARTIHGSHERYLKTYFSRFPGLYDTEDGARRDADGYYWITGRIDDVLNVSGHRMGTAELESALAKHPDVAEASVVGFPHEIKGQGIYAYVVPKQGVAPSETLRTALFQQLRQEIGPIAKPDYIQWTEALPKTRSGKIMRRILRKIAANELGDLGDTSTLADPTVVDALVADRKKV, encoded by the coding sequence ATGAGCCAAGACCTGTACCCTATTCCTGATGAGTTTCGAAAACATGCCCATATCACCGAGGAACGGTATCAGGAGCTGTATCGACGTTCGATCGATGATCCCGAAGGGTTCTGGGACGAGCAGGCTGGCCAGTTTCTGAACTGGTCCGCACGCTGGAACAAGGTGCTCGATTGGGATTTCACGAAAGGGCACGTTCGTTGGTTTGAGGGGGGGCGGCTGAACGCCTGTTTCAACTGTGTCGATCGTCATCTGGCGATGCGCGGTGCGCAGACGGCAATCATCTGGGAGGGAAACGAGCCAAGCGAGAGTCGCACGATCTCTTATCGCGAATTGCATGAACAGGTCTGCCGACTCGCGAATGTGCTCAAGGATCGTGGCATCGGCAAGGGCGATCGGGTCTGTCTCTACATGCCGATGGTTCCCGAAGCCGTCTTTGCTATGCTCGCCTGCACCCGTATCGGCGCGGTCCATTCCGTCGTGTTTGCCGGGTTTTCCTCCGAGGCGTTCAAACATCGTGTGCAGGACAGCGCGTGCCGCTTGGTGATCACCGTCGACGGCTACCGGCATGGTAACAAGGCCATCGACCACAAGGAGAAGACTGATCGGGCATTGCGCGAATGCCCGGGCGTCAACACGGTTCTGATCGTCAAACGACTCGGTGGGGAGATTCCCTGGGACCGTTCGCGGGATGTCTGGTACCACGAGGCCATGGACGGCAGTTCCTCCGAATGTCCGGTGGTGGAGATGGACGCCGAAGATCCGCTGTTTATCCTCTACACCTCCGGTTCCACCGGCAAACCGAAGGGCGTCGTGCACACGACCGGCGGTTACTTGTTGTTCGCCGCCATGTCACATCGCTATGCTTTCGATTACCATGATGGCGAAGTGTATTGGTGTACGGCGGATATCGGCTGGGTAACCGGCCACACCTACAGCGTGTACGGTCCCTTGGCCAATGGGGCAATCACGCTGCTGTTCGAAGGCGTTCCCAATTATCCAGATTACTCTCGCCTGTGGCAGCTGGTGGACAAACACCAGGTCGCGATTTTCTATACGGCGCCTACGGCGATCCGTTCTCTGATGGCGCAAGGCGATGATCCGGTGAAGAAGGCCAGTCGTCGGAGTTTGCGTATGCTGGGCAGCGTGGGGGAACCGATCGATCCCAAGTCATGGGAATGGTTCCATCGCGTCGTCGGCGATGAGCGGTGCCCCATTGCCGACACTTGGTGGCAAACGGAAACCGGGGGGCTGCTGTTGACTTCGTTGCCGGGGGCCATGCCGTTGAAACCTGGTTCAGTCGCAAAACCGTTTTTCGGCGTGGTGCCGGCCATCGTGGATGAGAAAGGGAACATTCTTGAGGGAGAGGCTCAAGGCCGCCTGGTCATGACCAAGCCCTGGCCTGCGCTGGCCCGCACGATCCATGGAAGTCATGAGCGGTATCTCAAGACCTATTTCAGTCGATTCCCCGGGCTGTACGACACGGAAGACGGCGCCCGGCGCGACGCCGATGGGTATTACTGGATCACGGGAAGAATCGACGATGTGTTGAACGTGTCCGGCCATCGCATGGGGACGGCCGAGTTGGAAAGTGCGCTGGCGAAACATCCGGATGTGGCCGAAGCCTCCGTCGTCGGGTTCCCCCATGAGATCAAGGGCCAGGGGATCTATGCCTATGTGGTGCCGAAGCAAGGTGTGGCGCCATCGGAAACGTTGCGCACGGCTCTATTTCAGCAGCTACGGCAGGAAATCGGTCCGATCGCCAAACCTGATTACATCCAATGGACTGAGGCGCTTCCCAAGACTCGCTCGGGGAAAATTATGCGGCGTATCCTGCGCAAAATTGCGGCGAACGAGTTAGGTGACCTGGGGGATACTTCGACCTTGGCCGATCCCACCGTGGTCGATGCCTTGGTCGCCGATCGCAAGAAGGTCTGA
- a CDS encoding DUF3365 domain-containing protein, with protein sequence MPLRKALAGLLGLMLCLFVAGGSVLAGKESAMVPAETVVDYIYAVLASDRTFYTVHVVERMQQRGVIESSERWRSESALPLPAQFVQESSSLASLTGVKVRYGLISLNPINKLSGPATEFEKNGMEAIMAEPDRPYKGFVTEGGKRRFEALYADRAVSPVCVTCHNAHPQSPKRDYKLNDVLGAVLISIPVPG encoded by the coding sequence ATGCCATTGAGAAAGGCGCTTGCCGGATTGTTGGGCCTTATGCTGTGCCTATTCGTGGCTGGGGGTTCCGTTTTGGCCGGTAAGGAATCGGCCATGGTACCCGCGGAAACCGTCGTGGATTACATTTATGCCGTCTTGGCCTCCGACCGGACGTTTTACACCGTCCATGTCGTGGAGCGGATGCAACAGCGTGGAGTGATCGAATCCTCCGAACGCTGGCGTTCGGAAAGCGCATTGCCGTTACCTGCGCAGTTTGTGCAGGAGTCATCGAGCTTAGCGTCGCTCACAGGGGTCAAGGTGCGGTACGGGCTGATCAGCCTCAATCCCATCAACAAATTGAGCGGGCCTGCGACCGAGTTCGAGAAAAATGGGATGGAGGCCATCATGGCGGAGCCGGATCGTCCCTATAAGGGGTTCGTTACGGAGGGAGGGAAACGACGGTTTGAAGCCTTGTACGCGGATCGGGCGGTCTCGCCCGTCTGCGTCACGTGTCATAACGCGCACCCACAGAGCCCCAAGCGAGACTATAAGCTGAACGATGTGCTGGGAGCGGTCTTAATTTCCATCCCGGTTCCTGGCTGA
- a CDS encoding site-2 protease family protein, producing the protein MFNRQVTLCEILGFKVRLHVSWIFLAALATWSLARGYFPEYYLGLSDSTYWWMGSVAMIGVLGSLVFHEFAHAWVARRDGIPISNITLFIFGGVEQMDREPPSPKAEALMAIAGPLSSFALSAGFYLAFEVGYQTHLPLPALGVLGCLATANSLLGGFNLIPAFPLDGGRALRAGLWHWKKNFRRATQWASRAGSIFGLLLILSGLAYVITGNFIAGMWWFIVGLYMRGAAATSYYQVVARTMLGGEPIQRFMTPNPVTVSSDLSVEKLVEEHFYRTLHTMYPVVDETRLVGCINSKQISGIPRDRWSRLLVRDIALPCSQNNTVDMETGVLAALALMNRTGNSQLLVVDGDRLAGIVTLKDLLKLLALKLDLEGVA; encoded by the coding sequence ATGTTCAACAGACAAGTGACCCTATGTGAGATCCTGGGATTCAAGGTCCGGCTCCATGTGAGTTGGATCTTCCTCGCAGCCTTGGCCACCTGGTCGCTGGCACGCGGCTACTTCCCCGAGTATTATCTTGGTCTTTCGGATTCGACCTATTGGTGGATGGGCAGCGTTGCAATGATCGGGGTATTAGGGTCTCTCGTCTTCCACGAGTTCGCCCACGCTTGGGTCGCGAGACGCGATGGGATTCCTATCAGCAACATCACGCTGTTCATCTTTGGTGGCGTGGAGCAGATGGACAGGGAACCGCCGAGCCCAAAAGCGGAGGCGCTCATGGCGATCGCCGGCCCCCTCTCCAGCTTCGCCTTGAGTGCCGGCTTCTATCTGGCATTCGAAGTCGGGTATCAGACCCACCTTCCCCTTCCCGCCTTAGGCGTGCTTGGCTGCCTGGCAACCGCCAACAGTCTTCTCGGTGGATTCAATCTCATTCCTGCATTTCCGCTTGACGGTGGGCGTGCCCTACGGGCCGGGTTGTGGCACTGGAAAAAGAATTTTCGCCGTGCCACCCAGTGGGCCTCACGGGCCGGATCGATCTTCGGTCTGCTGCTCATATTGTCAGGGTTGGCGTATGTGATCACCGGTAATTTCATCGCGGGCATGTGGTGGTTCATCGTCGGCCTGTACATGCGAGGAGCAGCGGCGACCTCATATTATCAGGTGGTGGCACGAACGATGCTGGGAGGCGAGCCGATTCAGCGATTCATGACGCCCAACCCGGTGACGGTCTCCTCCGATCTCTCCGTGGAAAAGTTGGTCGAAGAACATTTCTATCGAACCCTTCACACCATGTACCCGGTTGTCGATGAAACCCGTCTGGTCGGCTGCATCAACTCGAAGCAAATCTCCGGGATTCCGCGCGACCGATGGAGCCGACTCCTGGTACGCGATATCGCCCTGCCCTGCTCACAAAACAACACAGTCGACATGGAGACCGGAGTGCTGGCCGCTTTGGCGCTGATGAACCGGACCGGCAACAGCCAGCTCTTGGTCGTGGATGGGGATCGTCTCGCCGGAATCGTGACGCTCAAAGACCTGCTGAAATTGCTTGCGTTGAAATTAGATCTGGAAGGCGTCGCATAA
- a CDS encoding 2-oxoacid:acceptor oxidoreductase family protein: protein MLTVRIHGRGGQGVVTAAELLSTAVFTSGKYALAFPSFGSERMGAPVMAFCRIARQPIRTREAVTHPDVLIVQDPTLLHQVELFAGLSREGYILINSTFSLDELGIGEFLKSIPSDHVCVIPASDIGVKHMKRPIVNTPLLGAFAALTGVIDLASVQSAMHQKFPGSLGEANAAAAKDGHDHVITHRVGEGSDKRHARTA, encoded by the coding sequence ATGTTGACGGTTCGCATTCATGGCCGAGGGGGGCAGGGGGTGGTCACGGCAGCAGAGCTACTATCCACTGCCGTGTTTACCAGCGGTAAGTATGCGCTTGCCTTCCCGAGTTTCGGTTCGGAGCGGATGGGGGCGCCGGTGATGGCTTTCTGCCGCATCGCTCGACAGCCGATTCGAACCCGCGAAGCCGTGACCCATCCCGACGTCCTGATCGTTCAGGATCCGACCCTGCTCCATCAGGTTGAACTGTTCGCCGGGTTGTCACGTGAAGGCTACATCCTCATCAATTCAACCTTCTCGTTGGATGAACTAGGGATCGGAGAATTTCTGAAGTCGATTCCAAGTGACCATGTCTGTGTCATACCGGCATCGGACATCGGTGTGAAACACATGAAGCGTCCCATCGTGAATACCCCGCTGCTGGGGGCATTCGCCGCGCTCACCGGGGTGATTGATCTGGCTTCGGTCCAGTCGGCAATGCATCAGAAGTTTCCGGGATCTCTAGGCGAGGCCAACGCGGCCGCCGCGAAGGACGGCCATGACCATGTCATCACGCATCGAGTCGGAGAAGGGAGCGACAAGCGCCATGCTCGCACAGCGTGA
- the porA gene encoding pyruvate ferredoxin oxidoreductase → MLAQREGSQAVAEAVVLCRPEVIAAYPISPQTHIVERLSRMVKRGDAGQCQYVNVESEFAALSVLIGASAAGARTYTATTSQGLLFMAEAVYNAAGLGLPIVMTIANRAVGAPINIWNDHSDSMALRDAGWIQLYAETNQEAADLHIQAFRLAEELSCPVMVCMDGYILTHAYEPIDLLDQSEVDSFLPPFSPVQVLDPSDPISIGAMVGPEAFTEVKYLAHRQHLRALTLVPDIADSFQQQFHRESGGLYRAYRMTDADTVVIALGSVIGTIKDTVDELRDEGIAIGCLKVGCYRPFPAMQLRAVLEGVTRVIVVEKDLAVGIGGIVSADVRMALNGLPIPVHTVIAGLGGRSISAESLKHMVRDARAERLSEPYFLDLNMRVVDEELARRQEQRQAGPLAEQLIRAVKAIGTKVV, encoded by the coding sequence ATGCTCGCACAGCGTGAAGGATCGCAAGCCGTGGCCGAGGCGGTGGTTTTGTGCCGTCCGGAGGTCATCGCGGCCTATCCTATCTCGCCCCAGACGCATATCGTCGAGCGGTTGTCGCGCATGGTCAAGCGGGGCGACGCCGGTCAATGCCAGTACGTGAATGTCGAATCCGAATTCGCGGCGCTGAGTGTCCTGATCGGAGCCTCGGCGGCCGGTGCGCGGACCTACACTGCGACGACGAGTCAAGGACTGCTCTTCATGGCCGAAGCTGTGTACAACGCGGCGGGTCTGGGGTTGCCGATCGTCATGACGATTGCGAACCGTGCCGTCGGCGCACCGATCAATATCTGGAACGATCATTCCGACAGCATGGCGTTACGCGATGCGGGATGGATTCAGTTGTATGCGGAAACAAATCAAGAGGCCGCGGATCTCCACATTCAGGCGTTTCGACTGGCGGAGGAGCTGAGCTGTCCGGTGATGGTGTGCATGGATGGGTACATTCTGACTCACGCGTACGAACCGATCGATCTCCTTGACCAGTCGGAGGTCGATTCATTTCTGCCTCCGTTCTCGCCGGTCCAGGTGCTGGATCCGAGTGATCCGATCTCCATCGGTGCCATGGTGGGGCCGGAAGCCTTTACCGAGGTAAAGTACCTGGCTCATCGGCAACACCTTCGGGCCCTGACGCTGGTGCCGGACATCGCCGATTCATTCCAACAACAATTTCATCGTGAATCCGGAGGCCTCTACAGGGCCTATCGAATGACTGACGCCGACACGGTCGTCATCGCGCTCGGATCCGTCATCGGGACGATCAAAGACACTGTGGACGAGTTGCGCGATGAAGGCATCGCGATAGGCTGCCTGAAGGTCGGGTGCTACCGGCCGTTTCCGGCGATGCAGCTACGCGCGGTATTGGAGGGTGTCACGCGCGTGATCGTCGTCGAAAAGGATCTGGCGGTGGGAATCGGCGGCATCGTGTCCGCTGATGTCCGGATGGCGTTGAACGGCTTGCCCATCCCGGTGCACACCGTCATCGCAGGATTGGGAGGACGGTCGATCTCCGCCGAATCATTGAAACACATGGTGCGTGATGCTCGGGCCGAGCGTCTGAGCGAGCCGTACTTCCTGGATCTGAACATGAGGGTGGTTGACGAAGAACTTGCCAGAAGACAGGAACAGCGACAGGCGGGGCCGCTCGCCGAGCAGCTGATTCGAGCTGTAAAGGCCATTGGAACGAAGGTTGTGTGA
- a CDS encoding pyruvate ferredoxin oxidoreductase produces MTTQRIKFYQTGTYTAGNRLLDDETRTVQSRPDRTNSLNSGHRACQGCGEALGARYAIDAAMRAAHKRLIAINATGCLEVFSSPYPESAWQIPWMHSLFGNAPAVASGVAAALRAKGHDDVKVVAQGGDGATVDIGFGCLSGMFERNDEVLYICYDNEAYMNTGVQRSGATPPFARTNTTQAVGEAPGNLLGTGKNVPRIAMAHGIPYVATASVADLHDLEAKVTTAMGMNGARYIHIHVPCPLGWGSDPAHTMKVARMAVESGLFPLFEARAGSVVDRTKIRRRVSVERYLELQTRFKHLFEPRRNDEAIAAIQAIADRNIATYGLIDSRVL; encoded by the coding sequence ATGACGACTCAGCGCATCAAGTTTTATCAGACGGGAACCTATACGGCGGGGAATCGCTTGCTGGACGACGAAACCCGTACCGTACAATCGCGACCGGATCGCACCAATTCCCTGAACTCCGGCCATCGCGCGTGCCAGGGATGCGGTGAAGCACTGGGGGCCCGCTATGCCATCGACGCCGCGATGCGTGCTGCGCATAAGCGACTGATCGCGATCAATGCGACGGGCTGTCTCGAAGTCTTTTCCAGTCCCTACCCTGAAAGCGCTTGGCAGATTCCATGGATGCACTCGCTGTTCGGTAATGCTCCGGCGGTGGCGAGCGGCGTCGCGGCGGCGTTGCGGGCCAAAGGGCATGATGACGTGAAGGTCGTTGCTCAGGGCGGCGACGGGGCGACGGTCGACATCGGGTTTGGGTGTCTGTCCGGGATGTTCGAACGGAACGACGAAGTCCTCTACATCTGTTACGACAATGAAGCCTACATGAACACCGGTGTGCAACGGTCCGGGGCGACGCCTCCCTTCGCGCGGACGAACACGACACAGGCGGTGGGCGAGGCCCCGGGGAATCTTTTGGGTACCGGGAAGAATGTCCCCCGCATCGCCATGGCGCACGGCATTCCCTACGTTGCGACGGCCTCGGTGGCGGATCTCCATGATCTGGAGGCGAAGGTTACGACGGCGATGGGTATGAACGGAGCACGGTACATCCATATCCACGTGCCTTGCCCGCTCGGGTGGGGATCGGACCCGGCGCACACCATGAAGGTTGCCAGAATGGCGGTGGAATCCGGCCTCTTTCCATTGTTCGAAGCGCGAGCGGGAAGTGTGGTCGATCGGACAAAGATCCGGCGAAGGGTTTCGGTGGAGCGGTACCTCGAACTCCAAACCCGGTTCAAGCATTTGTTCGAACCGCGCAGGAATGATGAGGCGATCGCTGCCATACAAGCCATCGCCGACCGGAACATCGCGACGTATGGATTGATCGATTCGAGAGTTCTATGA
- a CDS encoding NAD(P)-binding protein, whose product MNHRPFAITLDPNSSLANHTGNWRTMRPVYVDRLPPCNHVCPAGENIQAWLYLAEEKNYEAAWRRLMEDNPMPAIHGRVCYHPCEAACNRGQLDEAVSIRAVERFLGDLAIREGWRVPCAPSTGKKVLIVGAGPSGLSAAYHLTRMGHRVTIYEASDKVGGMMRYGIPSYRLPREVVDAEMGRMETMGVTILLNTRVEDLDAAIQEGGFHATFLAVGAHLARRIDIPGFDAKRLLDAATFLRSMAGDSPIKIGRRVAVYGGGNTAIDVARTAERLGAEPVIIYRRDEAHAPSFKEEVIEARDEGVRFQWLRSLAAGDDRTLMLEVMELDEQGTPKPTGRFETMEADTVVLALGQKADTGFLRNVTGVCVRDDGTVQVDEQMMTGHAGLFAGGDMVPGEQSVSMATGHGKLAARYIDAYLRGIQYVKSPPHPLATFDRLNPWYYTDAEQSKQPVLALARRRASFDEMVGGLNQETALLEARRCLSCGNCFECDNCYAVCPDNAVSKLGAGNRFEIKYDYCKGCGLCAEECPCGAIDMLKEVK is encoded by the coding sequence ATGAACCATAGACCGTTTGCCATCACGCTCGATCCGAACAGCAGTCTGGCCAACCATACCGGCAACTGGCGCACGATGAGACCGGTCTATGTCGATCGGCTGCCTCCCTGTAACCATGTGTGCCCAGCCGGGGAGAACATCCAGGCGTGGCTCTATCTCGCGGAAGAAAAGAACTATGAAGCCGCTTGGCGACGGCTTATGGAAGACAATCCGATGCCGGCCATTCATGGGCGAGTCTGCTATCACCCCTGTGAGGCTGCGTGTAATCGGGGCCAGTTGGATGAAGCCGTCAGCATCCGCGCCGTGGAGCGGTTTCTTGGCGATCTGGCGATCAGGGAAGGGTGGCGGGTGCCCTGTGCCCCTTCAACCGGGAAGAAGGTGTTGATCGTGGGTGCGGGACCCAGCGGGCTGTCAGCCGCGTATCATCTGACGAGGATGGGTCACCGGGTTACGATCTACGAAGCGTCTGATAAGGTCGGCGGGATGATGCGCTACGGCATTCCTTCTTATCGACTCCCGCGTGAGGTCGTCGACGCAGAGATGGGGCGGATGGAAACGATGGGTGTCACGATCTTGCTCAATACGAGAGTCGAGGATCTTGATGCGGCGATTCAGGAAGGCGGGTTCCATGCCACGTTCCTTGCGGTCGGGGCCCATCTCGCCAGGCGTATCGACATTCCTGGCTTCGATGCCAAGCGATTGCTCGATGCTGCGACGTTCCTGCGCAGCATGGCCGGCGATTCGCCGATCAAAATCGGGAGGCGGGTGGCCGTGTATGGCGGGGGGAACACCGCGATCGATGTGGCCCGTACGGCTGAGCGTCTGGGTGCCGAGCCGGTGATCATCTATCGACGGGATGAAGCGCATGCCCCTTCGTTCAAAGAGGAAGTCATAGAAGCGCGCGATGAGGGTGTGCGGTTCCAATGGCTGCGCAGCCTTGCAGCGGGCGACGACAGAACTTTGATGCTCGAAGTGATGGAACTTGATGAGCAGGGAACACCAAAACCCACCGGACGGTTCGAGACCATGGAGGCCGATACGGTGGTGCTGGCATTGGGACAGAAGGCGGATACCGGGTTCTTGCGGAATGTGACGGGAGTTTGTGTGCGGGACGACGGCACCGTTCAGGTGGACGAACAGATGATGACCGGTCACGCAGGCCTGTTTGCCGGGGGAGACATGGTTCCAGGCGAACAGTCAGTCAGTATGGCGACCGGTCATGGGAAACTGGCTGCGCGGTACATCGACGCCTACTTGCGCGGGATTCAGTACGTCAAGTCTCCTCCGCATCCGCTTGCGACGTTCGATCGGCTGAATCCCTGGTACTACACCGACGCGGAGCAGTCCAAACAACCGGTGCTGGCACTCGCCAGGCGGCGGGCAAGCTTCGATGAGATGGTCGGAGGGTTGAATCAGGAGACTGCTCTGCTGGAGGCACGCCGGTGTTTGTCTTGCGGCAATTGTTTCGAGTGCGACAACTGCTATGCCGTCTGTCCGGATAATGCGGTAAGCAAACTGGGAGCCGGGAATCGGTTCGAAATCAAATACGACTACTGCAAGGGATGTGGCCTCTGTGCTGAGGAGTGTCCCTGCGGAGCGATCGACATGCTTAAGGAAGTGAAGTAG
- a CDS encoding bacteriophage holin, protein MKLDVKACALACGLIWGVGLFVLTWWVIAFDGSTGEATFIGRVYRGYSITPIGSMVGMVWRFFDGWIGGAVFAWLYNRSVTGR, encoded by the coding sequence ATGAAACTCGACGTCAAAGCTTGTGCTCTGGCGTGCGGACTGATCTGGGGCGTGGGGCTGTTTGTGCTCACCTGGTGGGTCATTGCCTTTGACGGTTCGACGGGAGAGGCGACATTCATTGGGCGTGTCTATCGAGGTTATTCCATCACTCCGATAGGGAGCATGGTCGGCATGGTCTGGAGGTTTTTTGATGGCTGGATCGGAGGCGCGGTGTTCGCGTGGCTGTACAACCGATCGGTGACGGGGCGATAA
- a CDS encoding F0F1 ATP synthase subunit beta: protein MRREESRKAEDLSPRLGTVVSVRGSVVDIRFDKRLPPIYSLLRAGNDGRIAIEVLSQLDAHRVRGIALTPTQGLSRGMAVEDTGGPLKAPVGEGILSRMFDVFGNPIDRQAPPTDVQWRSVHRAPPALARRSTKSEIFETGIKVIDVLLPLERGGKAGLLGGAGVGKTVLLTEMIHNMVGQHAGMSIFCGIGERCREGEELYRDMKAAGVLRNMVMLFGQMNEPPGARFRVGHAALTMAEYFRDDEHRDVLLLIDNIFRFIQAGMEISGMMGQMPSRLGYQPTMGTELSRLEERIANTDTGAITSIQAVYVPADDFTDPAAVHTFSHLSASIVLSRKRASEGLYPAIDPLQSSSKMATPGIIGERHYALAQDIRRTLAQYAALKDIIAMLGLEQLSREDRNVVARARRLERFLTQPFFATEQFSGIKGKLVNLKDTLDGCERILHDEFKDIPESALYMIGAIDEVKADQKPTADSKPNAKSEPHTNPGGEPQSKV, encoded by the coding sequence ATGAGGAGGGAAGAAAGTCGGAAAGCGGAAGATTTATCGCCTCGTCTTGGTACCGTGGTCTCGGTTCGCGGCAGTGTCGTCGATATACGCTTTGATAAACGTTTGCCGCCCATCTACTCGTTGCTGCGCGCGGGGAATGACGGGCGCATCGCCATCGAAGTGCTGTCGCAACTTGATGCGCATCGCGTCCGTGGAATCGCGCTGACCCCGACCCAAGGTCTCTCACGCGGCATGGCAGTGGAAGATACGGGTGGACCGTTGAAGGCGCCGGTTGGCGAGGGCATTCTCTCGCGCATGTTCGACGTGTTCGGGAACCCCATTGACCGCCAAGCGCCACCGACAGATGTGCAATGGCGCTCCGTCCATCGTGCCCCGCCGGCGTTAGCACGGCGTTCCACCAAATCAGAGATCTTCGAGACGGGCATCAAGGTCATCGACGTGCTCCTGCCACTGGAGCGCGGTGGTAAAGCGGGCTTGCTTGGCGGGGCGGGCGTGGGTAAGACGGTGTTACTGACCGAGATGATTCACAACATGGTCGGGCAACACGCAGGCATGAGTATTTTTTGCGGCATCGGCGAACGTTGTCGCGAAGGGGAGGAGCTCTACCGCGACATGAAGGCGGCTGGCGTGCTGCGGAATATGGTGATGCTGTTCGGGCAAATGAACGAACCACCCGGCGCCCGTTTCCGTGTGGGCCATGCCGCACTGACGATGGCCGAGTATTTTCGCGACGATGAGCATCGCGATGTGCTGCTGCTCATCGATAATATTTTTCGTTTCATCCAGGCCGGCATGGAGATATCCGGCATGATGGGGCAGATGCCTTCCCGATTGGGTTATCAGCCGACGATGGGCACCGAGTTGTCGCGATTGGAGGAGCGTATCGCCAATACCGATACCGGCGCGATTACCTCGATCCAGGCGGTCTATGTGCCGGCCGACGATTTCACCGATCCGGCAGCGGTGCATACGTTCTCACATCTTTCTGCGTCCATCGTGCTGTCGCGCAAACGGGCGAGTGAGGGGCTGTACCCGGCCATCGACCCGTTGCAGTCCAGTTCCAAAATGGCCACGCCCGGCATTATCGGTGAGCGCCATTATGCTCTCGCGCAGGACATCCGGCGGACGCTCGCGCAATACGCCGCACTCAAGGATATCATTGCCATGCTCGGTCTGGAGCAACTGTCGCGGGAGGACCGTAACGTGGTTGCGCGAGCCCGACGTCTGGAGCGGTTTCTCACCCAGCCCTTTTTCGCCACCGAGCAGTTTAGCGGGATTAAAGGAAAGCTCGTCAACCTCAAGGATACACTGGACGGCTGTGAGCGCATTTTGCATGACGAGTTCAAAGATATCCCGGAGAGTGCGCTGTACATGATCGGGGCAATTGACGAAGTCAAGGCCGATCAGAAGCCTACCGCCGATTCCAAGCCCAACGCCAAGTCCGAACCGCATACGAATCCCGGTGGCGAACCTCAATCGAAGGTCTAA